The Streptomyces rimosus genomic interval CGGCGGTACGGCCGCCGAGCGGGTCGCCGGGCGGCAGGACCAGCACCATCCGCTCCTCCCCCACGACCGTGACCGGCCCCGGCCACGTCGGTGGCCGCGGCCCGACCGCCACGTCGGCGACGCCGCGTTCCATGTGCTCGTACAGCTCGTCGGTGGTGGCGTATTCGTGCAGAACCAGGCGCACGCCGCCGTACTCACGCCCCCAGCGCACACAGACCTCCGGGAGCACGCCGATGGCGTGCGCGTGCACCGTCGCGATGTGCAGCTCGCCGCTCCGCGCCGCGCCCGACGCCAGCGCGGCGCGGCGGGCCTGTTCGGCGCTGCGTACGGCGAGTTCGGCGTGCGGGAGGTAGGCGCGGCCCATGGGCGTCAGCCGGACGCCGCGCGTCATCCGCTCCAGCAGCGGCCCGCCGACCTCCCGTTCGAGGGCCTTGATCTGGTGGGACAGCGCCGACTGGGTCACGTGCAGCAGCTCGGCCGCGCGCGTGAAGGAGCCCTCCGCGACCACGGTGACCAGGTACTCCATCTGCCGCAGACTCATACGGCCCTCCGTTCTCCCCATGAACGATGTTCATCGCCCCCATGGAAACATTGCCTTGGACTCATGGGCGGGCGGGGGCGGAGGCTGGCCGCATGAGCGACATGAACAGCGGTGGTACGAGAACGGGGGCCGCGCGCGGCGGCGGGACCGACGTGATCGTCATCGGCGGCGGCACGGGCGGCTACAGCACGGCCCTGCGGGCCGCCTCCCTCGGACTGCGGGTGGTCCTCGCCGAGCGGGACCTCGTCGGCGGGACCTGTCTGCACCGCGGCTGCATCCCGAGCAAGGCGATGCTGCACGCGGCGGAACTGATGGACGGCATCGCCGAGGCGCGCGAGCGCTGGGGTGTGAAGGCCACGCTCGACAGCGTCGACTGGGGCGCGCTGACCGCCACCCGGGACGACATCGTGACGCGCAACCACCGGGGCGTGGAGGGGCACTTGGAGCGTGCCGGGGTGCGTGTGGTGCGCGGGAGCGCGCGCCTGACCGGCCCGCGCTCCGTGTACGTCGAGGCGCCGGACGGCGGGGAGTTCACCGCGCGGCGCGGCATCGTGCTCGCCACCGGCTCCCGCCCGCGCCTGCTGCCCGGCCTCGCACCGGACGGCCGTACCGTCGTCACCAGCGACGACGCCCTGTTCGCGCCCGGCCTGCCGGACTCGGTCCTGGTGCTGGGCGGCGGCGCGATCGGCGTCGAGTACGCGTCCTTCCACCGGTCGATGGGCGCCCGGGTCACCCTCGTCGAGGCCGCCGGGCGACTGCTGCCCCTGGAGGACGAGGACGTGAGCCGCCACTTGGCGCGCGGCCTGAAGAAGCGCGGGATCACGGTCCGTACGGACTCGACGCTGACCG includes:
- the lpdA gene encoding dihydrolipoyl dehydrogenase produces the protein MSDMNSGGTRTGAARGGGTDVIVIGGGTGGYSTALRAASLGLRVVLAERDLVGGTCLHRGCIPSKAMLHAAELMDGIAEARERWGVKATLDSVDWGALTATRDDIVTRNHRGVEGHLERAGVRVVRGSARLTGPRSVYVEAPDGGEFTARRGIVLATGSRPRLLPGLAPDGRTVVTSDDALFAPGLPDSVLVLGGGAIGVEYASFHRSMGARVTLVEAAGRLLPLEDEDVSRHLARGLKKRGITVRTDSTLTGAEVTGSGVRATVRTRGGEETVEAERLLVAVGRVPVTDGLGLAAAGLATDARGFVPPADWSRLETAVPGIHVVGDLLPPPSPGLAHASFAEGLLVAETLAGVPSRPVDHATVPRVTYSSPQTASVGLTEAEARARGLEVRVNTMPLTAVAKGMVHGQGGIVKVVAAADGAGGEATGAVLGVHLVGPHVSEMIAESQLIVAWDAEPSDVAQHIHAHPTLSEAVGEAFLTLAGRGLHQH
- a CDS encoding LysR family transcriptional regulator — protein: MSLRQMEYLVTVVAEGSFTRAAELLHVTQSALSHQIKALEREVGGPLLERMTRGVRLTPMGRAYLPHAELAVRSAEQARRAALASGAARSGELHIATVHAHAIGVLPEVCVRWGREYGGVRLVLHEYATTDELYEHMERGVADVAVGPRPPTWPGPVTVVGEERMVLVLPPGDPLGGRTAVRIEEVADRPWVRCALEPVVAGRRWLDVECERAGFTPRTAVRTQHTSTAVRMAAAGVGVLLTAAHELTGLDCTAVPTDPPWRREITVFSRVPPTGAAEHFVDLLREAQQYGC